In Prunus dulcis chromosome 2, ALMONDv2, whole genome shotgun sequence, a single genomic region encodes these proteins:
- the LOC117618108 gene encoding F-box protein At5g65850-like produces the protein MEKPELNSITIGALPPEILIDILWRLPVNSICSMRCVSKAFLKTVDDPSLATMHMRRRFLTSSTTTTEVPRLVVLDESPFHQHDTLYPLKYNGKKLLTKSKQAIVSYFGSRRRFYSAAFVFCNLFGFTGHNPEHGRSCFRGLNLEHGRSCLLVNPFRGEVLILPSASDVQVPSNSPSDVDWYGMGFDNITCSFKIVRVSTNKKDYLAAEVLVLGTSSWQKLPTVPPCIPTYKSAYAHGHMHWLVHGDDGSSVRILSFDFQKEEFYLTPPPASLGKNPDLWKFLHLLNFKGSLALVNLSSLEDRHLKIWGRKSVEIWGLKNYDNKAWELNYKFDLKQDLFAPLKPTSLSKCGEWEHGIFFNDESDCSTTTFFVDLRRISMKCVLLKGKMAIHSCTDSMISLKNYGDLVDAKEPKRTRNGITEFPMSQRTWRNMVNAAEVSERDLLYLKAQTKSARISYNEKDLF, from the coding sequence ATGGAGAAGCCAGAACTAAACTCAATAACAATCGGCGCTCTACCGCCGGAAATTCTTATCGACATCCTTTGGAGACTGCCCGTCAATTCGATTTGTTCCATGAGATGTGTATCTAAGGCCTTTTTAAAGACGGTTGACGACCCCTCTCTTGCGACAATGCACATGCGGCGTCGTTTTCTAACTAGTTCTACTACTACCACTGAAGTTCCTCGACTTGTTGTTCTTGATGAGTCTCCTTTTCATCAACATGACACGTTGTATCCATTGAAATACAACGGcaaaaaattattgacaaAGAGCAAACAGGCAATTGTTTCCTATTTCGGATCCAGACGACGTTTCTATTCAGCTGCATTTGTTTTCTGCAACTTGTTTGGCTTTACTGGTCATAATCCCGAGCATGGAAGGTCATGCTTTAGGGGTCTTAATCTGGAGCATGGGAGGTCATGCTTGTTGGTGAATCCTTTCAGGGGAGAAGTTCTAATTCTCCCATCAGCAAGTGACGTCCAAGTTCCATCTAATAGTCCCAGCGATGTTGATTGGTATGGCATGGGATTTGATAATATAACATGTAGCTTCAAGATTGTTCGTGTTTCCACCAATAAAAAAGATTACTTGGCAGCCGAAGTTCTTGTATTGGGTACAAGCTCATGGCAGAAATTACCTACAGTTCCTCCTTGCATTCCAACCTACAAGTCCGCATATGCACATGGACACATGCATTGGTTGGTCCATGGAGATGACGGATCATCCGTACGTATACTTTCTTTTGACTTTCAGAAGGAAGAGTTCTATTTAACACCTCCTCCTGCCTCCTTGGGTAAAAATCCAGATCTCTGGAAATTTCTTCACTTGCTTAATTTCAAGGGATCTTTGGCACTAGTGAATCTTTCTTCACTTGAAGATAGACATCTGAAGATATGGGGAAGAAAATCTGTTGAGATATGGGGATTGAAAAATTACGATAACAAAGCGTGGGAGCTAAATTATAAATTCGATTTGAAACAAGATCTTTTTGCACCTTTGAAGCCTACTAGTCTTTCTAAGTGTGGCGAATGGGAGCACGGCATATTTTTCAATGACGAGAGTGATTGCAGTACAACTACATTCTTTGTGGATCTAAGACGTATTTCTATGAAGTGTGTACTACTCAAAGGTAAAATGGCAATCCATAGTTGTACGGACAGCATGATTTCTCTAAAGAATTATGGAGATTTGGTTGATGCAAAAGAACCAAAGAGGACAAGAAATGGAATTACTGAATTCCCCATGTCTCAAAGAACTTGGAGGAATATGGTTAACGCTGCAGAAGTAAGTGAGAGAGATTTACTTTACTTGAAAGCACAGACGAAGTCTGCACGTATTTCTTACAATGAGAAGGACTTGTTTTAG
- the LOC117618109 gene encoding putative F-box protein At1g30920, translating to MRRINCNNETEKPELDLMTIGALPLEILIDILSRLPVNSICCMRCVSKAFLKMVDDLFLATMHMRHHFLTTCSTTTTEVPRLVFLDERPFLRYALLYPLKYDGHDLLTKSKQAIVSYFGSRRHFYSAAFVFCNLFGFTGRSCFTGLNLERSCLLVNPFKGEVLMLPSVSDVQVPSNSLCDVDWYGMGFDNITNSFKIVRVSTN from the coding sequence atgaGGCGCATCAACTGCAACAACGAGACGGAGAAGCCAGAACTGGACTTGATGACAATCGGCGCTCTACCACTGGAAATTCTTATCGACATTCTATCGAGACTACCCGTAAATTCGATTTGTTGCATGAGATGTGTATCTAAGGCCTTTTTAAAGATGGTTGATGACCTCTTTCTTGCCACAATGCACATGCGGCATCATTTTCTAACCACGTGTTCTACTACTACCACTGAAGTTCCTCgacttgtttttcttgatgAGCGTCCCTTTCTTAGATATGCCTTGTTGTATCCATTGAAATATGATGGCCATGACTTATTGACAAAGAGCAAACAGGCAATTGTTTCCTATTTTGGATCCAGACGGCATTTTTATTCtgctgcttttgttttctgcaACTTGTTTGGCTTTACTGGAAGGTCATGCTTTACTGGTCTTAATCTGGAGAGGTCATGCTTGTTGGTGAATCCTTTCAAAGGAGAAGTTCTAATGCTCCCCTCAGTGAGTGACGTCCAAGTTCCATCCAATAGTCTCTGCGATGTTGATTGGTATGGCATGGGATTTGATAATATAACCAACAGCTTCAAGATTGTTCGTGTTTCCACCAATTAA
- the LOC117618111 gene encoding F-box/kelch-repeat protein At3g06240-like has protein sequence MKHINCNNAKEKPELNLMMIRALPPEILIDILSRLPVNSICCMRCVSKALLKMVDDLSFSTLHMRRRFLTTCSTPQLVVLNESSYDKYDMLYPVTYDGHYLLTKSKDAIVSYFGSERRFYSFAFVFCNLFGFTGLNPKSGRSSNHGRSCLLVNPFKGEVLMLPSASDVQVPANCLCTVDWYSMGFDNITNSFKIVRVSTNKKDYLAAEVLVLGKSSWRELPTVPPCFPTYKSVYAHGDMHWLVYGDYASSARSTLKKKSSI, from the coding sequence ATGAAGCACATCAACTGCAACAACGCCAAGGAGAAGCCAGAACTAAACTTGATGATGATCCGCGCCCTACCACCTGAAATTCTTATTGACATCCTTTCAAGATTGCCCGTAAATTCGATTTGTTGCATGAGATGTGTATCTAAGGCCCTGTTAAAGATGGTTGATGACCTCTCTTTTTCCACATTGCACATGCGGCGTCGTTTTCTAACTACCTGTTCTACTCCTCAACTTGTTGTTCTTAATGAGTCTTCCTATGATAAATATGACATGTTGTATCCAGTGACGTACGACGGCCACTACTTATTGACAAAGAGTAAAGACGCAATTGTTTCCTATTTCGGATCCGAACGGCGTTTTTATTcgtttgcttttgttttctgcaACTTGTTTGGCTTTACTGGTCTTAATCCGAAGAGTGGAAGGTCTTCGAACCATGGAAGGTCATGCTTGTTGGTGAATCCTTTCAAGGGAGAAGTTCTAATGCTCCCATCTGCAAGTGACGTCCAAGTTCCAGCCAATTGTCTTTGCACTGTTGATTGGTACAGCATGGGATTTGATAATATAACCAACAGCTTCAAGATTGTACGTGTTTCCACCAATAAAAAAGACTACTTGGCCGCCGAAGTTCTTGTATTGGGGAAGAGCTCATGGCGGGAGTTGCCCACGGTTCCTCCTTGCTTTCCAACCTACAAGTCCGTTTATGCACATGGAGACATGCATTGGTTGGTCTATGGAGATTACGCGTCCTCTGCACGTTCGactttaaaaaagaagagttCTATTTGA